In a genomic window of Rhopalosiphum maidis isolate BTI-1 chromosome 4, ASM367621v3, whole genome shotgun sequence:
- the LOC113548068 gene encoding receptor expression-enhancing protein 5-like gives MVKDEQVKLVMAIIDKMLHDTSKPWTNWFGWMETRTNVPRFKLLIGLLLSTSVILFVFGPNAMVLSNAIGLIYPAQLTASLVFWPPKRKNFAPAAAVAEAQNKKFTYWLMFSALLIVEQVCGFVLFLFPWYMLLRTFFLMWCSAPIRNNGATLIFNKVIYKLLKIGKNVLTQWFLKCDP, from the exons ATGGTTAAAGACGAACAAGTTAAATTAGTGATGGCCATAATCGACAAAATGTTGCATGATACATCAAAACCATGGACGAATTGGTTCGGATGGATGGAGACCCGGACCAACGTACCcagatttaaattactaataggACTTCTGTTGTCAACTTCGGTAATTCTGTTCGTTTTCGGGCCTAACGCAATGGTGTTGAGCAACGCAATAGGGTTGATATACCCCGCACAATTGACGGCGTCATTAGTGTTTTGGCCTCCAAAGCGGAAAAATTTTGCtcccgccgccgccgttgcCGAAgcccaaaacaaaaaattcacTTACTGGCTGATGTTCAGTGCGCTGTTGATCGTGGAACAGGTCTGCGGATTCGTCTTATTTCTATTTCCGTGGTACATGCTGTTAAGAACATTTTTCTTGATGTGGTGTTCCGCACCAATCCGAAACAACGGTGCGACTCTTATATTCAACAAGGTCATATACAAACTCTTAAAG ATCGGAAAGAATGTTCTAACTCAATGGTTCTTAAAATGTGATCCTTGA
- the LOC113548059 gene encoding zinc finger MYM-type protein 5-like, whose product MLITTNKDQPPCKRSWLSYSPALNKVFCVTCKMFGLPKAKRLLIASQGTNEWSNIKRNIEQHELLPEHLQSKMSKALYTNNHRIDLKMVHGTNKQVAENREIVKVVINALLYTARQNIALQGHNEHKLSNNRGNFLELINLMESIIQFSICTIKK is encoded by the coding sequence ATGCTTATTACTACAAACAAGGATCAACCCCCATGTAAAAGATCATGGTTATCATACTCTCCTGCTCTGAACAAAGTGTTCTGTGTGACTTGTAAAATGTTTGGTTTACCCAAAGCAAAAAGATTGTTAATTGCTTCCCAGGGTACAAATGAATGgtctaatattaaaagaaatattgaaCAACATGAGTTGCTACCAGAACATTTACAGTCTAAAATGAGTAAAGCACTTTATACCAATAACCAtagaattgatttaaaaatggtaCACGGAACTAATAAACAAGTAGCTGAAAATCGTGAAATTGTAAAGGTAGTCATTAATGCATTATTGTATACTGCTCGACAAAACATTGCTCTTCAAGGCCATAATGAGCACAAATTATCTAACAATAGAGGGAATTTTCTtgaactaattaatttaatggaaaGTATCATCCAGTTCTCAATTTGCaccatcaaaaaataa